One Tachysurus vachellii isolate PV-2020 chromosome 18, HZAU_Pvac_v1, whole genome shotgun sequence DNA segment encodes these proteins:
- the vasnb gene encoding vasorin b has product MKPFFRLLLPLLLYLHLASWALASSCPKDCSCSSHDSILCYTRQAITMPSDVPASTKNLYVFKNGIETIDQEDFIGLESLEMLDLSQNKLKELPDRVFEPLSSLRNLDLSSNQITHISHQSFAGLELLERLYLHTNVIKSIHPAAFAGLEQLLELKLYRNELATVPALEMPHLLLLDLRFNKIPSPGPTDIQTPKLESLKLGGLGLSTLNQELLGSFKNLHELDISNNQLKVLPQVLWKAKGLVRLSLAGNPVGPLKWENFENLNELQELDISNLSLQSLPDNMTLLFPHMKKITVAENPFNCLCTLAWFPNWLRNKQISLGRTEETRCHFPPRNAGKVLERLGHHEFGCPSRTTISPAKTTTLVPPLITTLHTTTHAILPLKPSDEPSLETDSHPLLPDPASPSSSTGSDPNINFCPPSICLNGGTCWLDHQRHFGCICPRGASGKYCENKVDLDLPENFSTATVSGMSEIFATKVTSSSILLDLYRYIERRPYIRGVKLTYKNLSGSDKRPKQLNIPAFYAEYTVRGLLPNSTYFICASPLDEPNDEDSVCTEAQTLNQQYTSAQVEDPKLTTMLVPALAILFLLVLVAVAVGVAWYINKKKRKQLQLYCDPSQLELEGVKADMDNGALPQKQPDIMSSQSAVQKDYLDYEMPLIQDCCVANNLNTLKPS; this is encoded by the coding sequence ATGAAGCCCTTCTTCCGTCTGCTGCTACCCTTGCTCCTCTATCTGCATTTGGCCTCCTGGGCATTGGCCAGTAGCTGTCCAAAAGACTGTTCCTGTTCAAGTCATGACTCCATTCTCTGTTATACACGCCAGGCCATAACCATGCCTTCTGACGTACCTGCATCAACAAAAAACCTGTATGTCTTTAAGAATGGCATTGAGACCATAGACCAGGAAGATTTTATTGGGTTGGAAAGCCTAGAGATGCTCGACTTAAGTCAGAACAAACTGAAAGAACTACCAGATCGGGTGTTTGAGCCACTATCTTCCCTACGTAACTTGGATCTTTCATCTAACCAAATCACCCATATTTCTCATCAGAGTTTTGCTGGACTGGAGTTGCTGGAAAGGCTCTATCTTCACACCAATGTCATTAAAAGCATACACCCTGCAGCTTTTGCTGGTCTGGAGCAGTTACTCGAGTTAAAGCTGTACAGAAATGAGCTAGCAACAGTACCTGCTCTTGAAATGCCCCATCTGCTTCTTCTGGATCTGCGGTTCAATAAAATCCCTTCACCAGGCCCAACTGACATCCAGACACCCAAATTAGAGTCACTTAAGTTGGGTGGATTAGGGCTGAGCACTCTGAATCAGGAACTCTTGGGTAGCTTCAAGAACCTTCATGAGCTGGATATTTCAAACAATCAACTGAAGGTTTTACCTCAAGTGCTTTGGAAGGCAAAGGGCTTGGTCAGACTCAGTTTAGCTGGCAATCCTGTAGGTCCATTAAAGTGGGAAAATTTTGAGAACCTGAATGAACTGCAGGAGTTGGACATCAGCAACCTCAGTCTGCAGAGTTTGCCTGATAACATGACCCTGCTCTTCCCTCACATGAAGAAAATTACTGTTGCAGAGAATCCCTTTAACTGTCTCTGCACACTTGCCTGGTTTCCCAACTGGCTGCGCAACAAACAGATATCGCTGGGAAGGACGGAGGAGACCCGCTGTCATTTTCCACCCAGAAATGCAGGAAAGGTGTTGGAAAGACTAGGACATCATGAATTTGGATGCCCTTCAAGGACTACTATCAGTCCAGCTAAGACCACCACACTGGTCCCACCTCTAATCACCACTTTGCATACCACAACACATGCAATTCTCCCTCTTAAGCCTAGCGATGAACCTTctttagagacagacagtcatCCTCTACTTCCAGACCCAGCTTCCCCAAGCAGCAGTACAGGATCAGATCCGAATATAAATTTTTGTCCGCCCAGTATCTGCCTAAATGGAGGCACATGTTGGCTAGATCATCAACGTCATTTTGGGTGCATTTGTCCCCGTGGGGCTTCAGGGAAATATTGTGAAAATAAGGTGGATTTGGATCTACCTGAAAATTTCTCTACAGCAACAGTCAGCGGGATGTCTGAAATCTTTGCAACAAAGGTAACAAGCTCATCAATATTGCTAGACCTTTATCGCTACATTGAGAGGCGTCCATATATTCGTGGTGTCAAACTAACTTATAAAAACCTCTCAGGATCAGATAAACGTCCAAAGCAACTCAATATTCCAGCCTTTTATGCAGAGTACACAGTGCGTGGACTGCTTCCAAATTCCACTTATTTCATCTGTGCCAGTCCACTGGATGAGCCCAATGATGAAGACAGTGTATGCACAGAAGCTCAGACATTAAACCAGCAGTACACCAGTGCACAAGTAGAAGATCCAAAGCTCACAACAATGCTTGTGCCAGCATTGGCTATTCTTTTCCTGTTAGTGCTAGTGGCAGTTGCTGTTGGTGTGGCTTggtacataaacaaaaaaaaaagaaaacaattacaATTGTATTGTGACCCTTCCCAACTGGAATTGGAGGGTGTTAAAGCAGACATGGACAATGGAGCCCTGCCACAAAAACAGCCAGATATTATGTCATCTCAATCAGCAGTGCAGAAAGATTATTTAGACTATGAGATGCCACTCATACAAGATTGCTGTGTTGCAAACAACTTGAACACTTTAAAGCCATCCTGA